One window of Candidatus Hydrothermales bacterium genomic DNA carries:
- a CDS encoding isocitrate/isopropylmalate family dehydrogenase, which produces MEDKIKIAQEKFAEILKKQIERVEKIKSAEDWIDYTKIRPIIIGVAGGDGIGPFITDEALRVLKFLLQEEEKNKIVEFRKIEGLTIENRAKACKAVPDDVLEEIKKCHVLLKGPTTTPKAGDPWPNIESANVALRKELDLFANIRPVRVPSEGIDWIFFRENTEDLYAVGSEGIDVTEDLSIDFKVITTPGSERIIRLAFEYARKNNKKRVTAVTKANVIKKTDGRFLKVFYEIAKEYPEIEADDWFVDIMSAKLIDKQRRTQFQVLVMPNLYGDILTDEAAEFQGGVGTAGSANVGKRYAMFEAIHGSAPRMVEEGRAKFADPSSIIRASAMLLRHIGYVEKGDLLDMALDICGQYERKVVITGRSTGATTSEFADYLIDTLKRSDLKEYWKSFQKSP; this is translated from the coding sequence ATGGAAGATAAAATTAAGATAGCACAGGAAAAGTTTGCTGAAATCCTGAAAAAACAAATAGAAAGAGTTGAAAAAATTAAAAGTGCAGAAGATTGGATTGACTACACTAAAATAAGACCAATCATAATAGGAGTGGCAGGAGGAGACGGAATTGGACCTTTTATAACAGATGAAGCCCTTAGAGTATTAAAATTTTTATTGCAGGAAGAAGAGAAAAACAAAATTGTAGAGTTTAGAAAAATAGAAGGATTAACAATTGAAAATAGAGCAAAAGCCTGTAAAGCAGTTCCAGATGATGTACTTGAGGAAATAAAAAAATGCCATGTGCTTTTAAAGGGACCTACCACAACACCAAAAGCTGGCGATCCATGGCCTAACATAGAAAGCGCAAACGTCGCACTTAGAAAAGAACTTGATCTTTTTGCTAATATAAGACCTGTAAGAGTTCCGTCAGAGGGAATCGATTGGATCTTTTTTAGAGAAAACACAGAAGATCTATACGCCGTAGGAAGTGAAGGTATTGATGTTACTGAAGATCTTTCAATTGATTTCAAAGTAATAACTACACCAGGAAGTGAAAGGATCATAAGACTTGCCTTTGAGTATGCAAGAAAAAATAACAAAAAGAGAGTAACCGCAGTAACAAAAGCCAATGTGATTAAAAAAACCGATGGTAGGTTCTTAAAAGTTTTCTATGAAATTGCAAAGGAATACCCTGAAATTGAAGCTGACGATTGGTTTGTAGACATTATGTCAGCAAAACTGATTGATAAGCAAAGAAGAACACAGTTTCAAGTTTTAGTAATGCCTAATTTGTATGGAGACATACTGACAGATGAGGCTGCTGAATTTCAAGGTGGTGTTGGGACGGCAGGTAGTGCAAATGTGGGTAAAAGATACGCAATGTTTGAAGCAATACATGGTTCTGCTCCAAGAATGGTAGAGGAGGGAAGAGCAAAATTTGCAGATCCTTCAAGTATTATAAGGGCTTCAGCAATGCTTTTAAGACACATTGGCTATGTTGAAAAAGGTGATTTGCTTGATATGGCTTTAGATATTTGTGGGCAATATGAGAGAAAAGTTGTTATTACAGGTAGATCCACAGGGGCTACAACCTCAGAGTTTGCAGATTATTTAATTGATACACTCAAAAGAAGTGATTTAAAAGAATACTGGAAATCCTTTCAAAAAAGTCCTTAG
- a CDS encoding outer-membrane lipoprotein carrier protein LolA, with translation MIKVLHLILFFSSWQKISDYYLNNVKTIYAEFTEILISDEDRREFEGALWANREGYLRFSITKPDSQILFVRKDRVFIYDFEEKKESEIFSSPYLPEFFLLNFENFYNLKEGKIKADTSIYIFERRDSSLVYDTIEVLMEDKNKKPFRLNIISKDLSVKYIIIFKNFVINPIISKDIFFKVQVHQRK, from the coding sequence ATGATAAAAGTCTTACACTTAATTTTATTTTTTTCAAGTTGGCAAAAAATAAGCGATTATTACCTTAATAATGTTAAAACAATTTATGCAGAATTTACTGAAATTCTAATTTCAGATGAAGATAGAAGAGAGTTTGAGGGAGCCTTGTGGGCAAATAGAGAAGGTTACTTGAGATTTTCAATCACAAAACCTGACTCACAAATTTTATTCGTAAGAAAAGATAGAGTTTTCATATACGATTTTGAAGAGAAAAAAGAGTCAGAAATTTTCTCATCTCCTTATTTACCAGAGTTTTTCCTCCTTAATTTTGAAAATTTCTATAATCTAAAGGAAGGAAAAATTAAAGCCGATACCTCAATTTATATTTTTGAAAGAAGAGATTCAAGTCTAGTTTACGATACTATTGAAGTATTAATGGAAGATAAAAACAAAAAACCTTTTAGACTGAATATCATTTCAAAAGATCTTTCCGTAAAGTATATAATAATTTTTAAAAACTTTGTGATTAACCCTATTATTAGTAAAGATATATTTTTTAAGGTTCAAGTCCATCAAAGAAAATAA
- the sucD gene encoding succinate--CoA ligase subunit alpha — protein MAILLSYDTRVLVQGITGRDGSFHAVKMKEYGTKVVAGVTPGKGGQKVGDIPVFNSVLEAVEKEGPNTSIIFVPAPFAKDAMYEAIDAGIKLIVTITEGIPAQDTAEILDYIKGKDVRIIGPNCPGIIAPSIAKVGIMPGHIFKKGPVGVISRSGTLTYEVVYHLSNNNLGQSTAVGIGGDPIIGTRFIDLLEMFEKDDETECIVLIGEIGGTDEEDAAEYIKHNVRKPVVAFIAGRTAPPEKRMGHAGAIIEGGKGTAESKIKALEEANVSVATLPSEVAILVKNRLSR, from the coding sequence ATGGCAATATTACTATCCTATGACACAAGAGTTTTAGTTCAAGGAATTACAGGAAGGGATGGTTCTTTCCACGCAGTCAAAATGAAAGAGTACGGAACAAAGGTTGTTGCTGGAGTTACTCCAGGTAAAGGCGGACAGAAGGTGGGCGATATTCCGGTATTTAACAGTGTGCTTGAAGCTGTAGAAAAAGAAGGCCCAAATACCTCTATAATCTTTGTCCCTGCCCCCTTTGCAAAAGACGCAATGTACGAGGCTATTGACGCAGGTATTAAACTTATAGTCACAATCACTGAGGGAATCCCAGCTCAGGATACCGCTGAAATATTAGATTATATCAAAGGGAAAGATGTAAGAATAATAGGACCAAACTGCCCTGGCATAATAGCACCCTCTATTGCAAAGGTTGGAATTATGCCTGGCCATATTTTCAAAAAAGGACCAGTTGGAGTTATCTCACGAAGCGGCACTTTAACATATGAAGTAGTATATCATTTGTCTAATAATAACTTGGGACAATCCACAGCTGTTGGAATCGGTGGTGACCCCATTATTGGAACAAGGTTTATAGATTTACTAGAGATGTTCGAGAAAGATGATGAAACAGAGTGCATTGTCTTAATTGGCGAAATAGGCGGGACAGACGAAGAAGACGCGGCTGAGTACATAAAGCATAATGTAAGAAAGCCTGTTGTAGCCTTTATAGCAGGCAGAACAGCTCCACCTGAGAAAAGAATGGGACACGCCGGAGCTATAATAGAAGGGGGAAAAGGAACAGCTGAAAGTAAAATAAAGGCCTTAGAGGAAGCTAATGTTTCAGTCGCAACTTTACCCTCTGAAGTTGCAATTTTAGTTAAAAATAGACTATCTAGATGA
- a CDS encoding M23 family metallopeptidase, with translation MIYLLLFSQVLTSSFLENRGTRFHLGIDISTDRKVGIPIVSPFKGKIVKVVDKWRGYGKALYIENSENFIYVYVHLNGFKRDIEEYIYYEKKKIKKNEIEINTNIELNENDTIGYSGNTSTAIPHIHLEVRRKLNKALNPLFFHEVVDTVKPVIEKIKIYPLGKTLVYSSFLPVELKRPFPETLKITSDFFLWISAFDLQKRNSDKMSIYSLKVFWGDSLICELKYDSIDIDKNFLARALYTETGGPLSESFIHPILSDEAFWKGNTFINLETDNIKPLRIFVYDFKSNSDSVRIFIKKEIDKNKKIKRKKGIYFVFDGMVIVDSVERKIFLEPGQSGKIFDYIYVFPLPEKNYHVKLEKFELTLPQNFQFFPYPIFLKEKEETLLVYSAEVLFKNPIKVKVKNKKDKEIILRSRGYRTSPKFLTSDSIFEIYSWGKYFIAVDTVKPVIVGKKNLYVNPSKLEIKFIVKDNFSLKDIEFYIDEEWEPVSYNSSTKVAKIRVYRKIEKKESNFKLIAKDFSGNINEITGKLIYIKK, from the coding sequence ATGATATATCTTTTACTTTTTTCGCAGGTATTAACTTCTTCATTCTTAGAAAATAGGGGAACGAGGTTTCATTTAGGTATAGACATCTCAACAGATAGAAAGGTGGGTATTCCTATAGTAAGCCCCTTCAAGGGTAAGATAGTAAAAGTAGTGGATAAATGGAGGGGATACGGAAAGGCTCTCTACATAGAAAATAGCGAAAATTTCATTTATGTGTACGTCCATCTGAACGGATTTAAAAGAGATATCGAAGAGTATATTTACTACGAGAAGAAAAAAATTAAAAAAAACGAAATAGAGATAAATACGAATATAGAATTAAATGAAAATGATACTATAGGGTACTCGGGAAACACCTCTACGGCAATTCCTCATATACACCTTGAAGTAAGAAGAAAGCTTAACAAAGCTTTAAACCCCCTATTTTTCCATGAAGTAGTAGACACTGTAAAACCTGTCATAGAAAAAATAAAAATTTATCCACTCGGAAAAACTTTAGTTTATTCTAGCTTTTTACCGGTTGAGCTAAAGAGACCTTTCCCAGAAACACTAAAGATTACCTCTGACTTTTTCTTATGGATATCTGCCTTTGATCTTCAGAAAAGAAACTCAGATAAAATGAGTATCTATTCTTTAAAAGTCTTTTGGGGAGACTCACTAATCTGCGAATTAAAATACGACAGTATAGATATTGATAAAAATTTTCTTGCAAGAGCCCTTTATACAGAAACAGGAGGTCCTCTATCAGAAAGTTTTATCCATCCTATTTTATCAGATGAGGCATTTTGGAAAGGAAACACTTTTATAAATTTAGAAACTGATAATATAAAACCCCTTAGAATATTTGTATACGATTTTAAGAGCAATAGTGACTCCGTAAGAATATTTATTAAAAAAGAAATTGATAAAAATAAAAAAATCAAAAGAAAAAAGGGAATTTATTTTGTTTTTGATGGTATGGTAATAGTCGATTCAGTGGAAAGAAAGATTTTTTTGGAACCAGGACAATCAGGTAAAATTTTTGATTATATTTACGTATTCCCCTTACCTGAAAAAAACTATCATGTAAAACTAGAAAAATTTGAGTTAACATTACCACAAAATTTTCAATTCTTTCCTTATCCCATATTTTTAAAAGAAAAAGAAGAGACCCTCCTTGTCTACTCTGCCGAAGTTCTCTTTAAAAATCCCATAAAAGTAAAGGTTAAAAATAAAAAAGATAAAGAAATAATTTTAAGATCACGAGGATATAGAACCTCCCCTAAATTTTTAACTTCGGATTCAATCTTCGAAATTTACTCATGGGGCAAATATTTCATAGCAGTTGACACAGTTAAACCTGTAATTGTAGGCAAAAAGAATTTATACGTTAATCCCTCTAAACTTGAAATTAAATTCATAGTTAAAGATAATTTTTCATTAAAAGATATTGAATTTTACATCGACGAGGAGTGGGAACCCGTTAGCTATAACTCATCAACCAAAGTGGCAAAAATCAGAGTCTATAGAAAAATCGAAAAAAAAGAAAGTAACTTTAAACTAATAGCTAAAGACTTCTCGGGAAATATAAATGAAATAACAGGTAAACTAATCTACATAAAAAAATAA
- the mgtE gene encoding magnesium transporter: protein MGKKKSHISVAELLKPEVRELIKKKNYKELKTAIVNFEPADIAELLQELNKEEAISIFLMLPKDLKTEVFSELTSSFQEEIIKGLKEEEIKVILSELSPDDRTSLFEELSPSLTRKLLNLLTPEERKEALTLLGYPRGSVGRLMTPDYVALKKDLTIKKAIEHIRKNGIDAETINMIYVVDEDWRLLDDIPLRKIILADPNDKIESLMDFNFISITPYEDQEKAAHIMRKYNLISLPVVDSENHLLGIVTVDDIMDVMEEEQTEDIAKISAIHPETIGLELMTKIKEIPIKKLYRSRIGWLLFLLFINLITGGIIQRFEDTIAKYIVLVTFLPVLIDTAGNAGSQSATLVIRAMALKTVEFKDFFYLILKEILISSALGLTLGLGISLIGLFRSQSLIITLCIGASMIINVLVGSLVGLSLPFILTKLRKDPASASAPLVTTIADILGTLSYLLLASILLK, encoded by the coding sequence ATGGGAAAAAAGAAATCTCACATCTCTGTCGCAGAGCTTTTAAAACCAGAAGTAAGGGAATTAATAAAGAAAAAAAATTATAAAGAATTAAAAACAGCAATAGTTAACTTTGAACCCGCAGATATAGCTGAATTGCTCCAAGAGCTAAACAAAGAAGAGGCAATTTCAATCTTTTTAATGTTACCAAAAGATTTAAAAACCGAGGTATTCTCAGAACTTACAAGTAGTTTTCAAGAAGAAATTATAAAGGGCCTTAAAGAAGAAGAAATAAAAGTTATACTTTCAGAGCTCTCACCAGACGACAGAACCTCACTTTTTGAAGAACTTTCTCCCTCTTTAACAAGAAAACTATTAAATTTACTTACACCTGAAGAAAGAAAAGAAGCCCTAACCCTTTTAGGTTATCCCAGGGGAAGCGTAGGAAGACTTATGACCCCAGATTATGTAGCCTTGAAAAAGGATCTTACAATCAAAAAAGCGATTGAACATATAAGAAAAAACGGTATAGACGCAGAAACAATTAACATGATATATGTGGTTGATGAAGATTGGCGACTACTCGATGATATTCCCCTAAGAAAAATCATACTTGCTGATCCAAACGATAAAATAGAATCTCTCATGGACTTTAACTTCATCTCAATAACTCCCTATGAGGATCAAGAAAAAGCAGCACACATCATGAGAAAGTATAACTTGATATCTTTACCAGTAGTTGATAGTGAGAATCACCTCTTAGGAATAGTTACTGTGGATGATATAATGGACGTAATGGAAGAGGAGCAAACTGAGGATATAGCAAAAATCTCTGCTATACATCCAGAAACTATTGGTCTTGAGTTAATGACAAAAATTAAGGAAATTCCGATAAAAAAATTGTATAGAAGTAGAATCGGTTGGCTCCTATTTTTACTTTTTATAAACCTTATAACAGGTGGAATAATTCAAAGATTCGAGGATACCATCGCAAAATACATTGTGCTTGTTACGTTCTTACCTGTCCTTATTGATACTGCTGGAAACGCTGGATCTCAATCTGCAACACTTGTAATAAGAGCCATGGCACTAAAAACTGTTGAATTTAAAGATTTCTTCTACTTGATCCTTAAGGAAATTCTAATTTCATCTGCTTTAGGATTAACACTAGGCTTAGGAATATCTTTAATTGGTCTTTTTAGGAGTCAATCTTTAATCATAACCTTATGTATTGGTGCTTCTATGATTATAAATGTGCTAGTTGGAAGTTTAGTTGGTTTATCATTACCTTTTATACTCACAAAACTAAGAAAGGATCCGGCTTCGGCTAGTGCACCACTTGTTACAACAATTGCTGATATTTTAGGGACTCTCTCGTATCTCCTTTTAGCATCAATTTTACTAAAGTAA
- a CDS encoding AAA family ATPase yields MKVKSIILNGFKSFEKAEIVLSDKISLIVGPNGCGKSNIFEAVRFVLGENRLNKLRVKELKELIFWGTKEKRAAPFAEVSIWFQNESKITKFTRRVYRDNSQEFLIDDNNVSERSYKEEIEKFFGKKSYAQFQWEDVEELIRKPKERIKEMIFEACELYDFDHKKKVIEKRLEKTERDLKAFEIVLKDKEQRMRDLEEEMKRAQRYRILNEILKEKRNLVLKAEYSKLIRDKSKKEKELKESEEFFKNLESEVYVLKENIKKIIEEKEYFLKELENLRKEREPLLAQKERLLTELNRKYGELSTLKDREIFVGSLIEENKEKLVNLKKSLKDLELYSAFNRDEVEKVKKELEKIAKTVRENEKYLTRCKLRQEEIDIKIKSIQDRNRELLKNIEEIENNRKSREREIEELKLEIEKFKSLLSELESKSNYLSLEEKNKRENLFRLEREINKLEGELIKLKSILKIDEDTIPELEFLYSYLDFSKNVDYFIAIEDILDAKVLNNYELDAKIQEFLDKGGKVILEREKYEGSSISGFKSTEGIGNIIKERFSRLKIFDNKEKALVSWKKNECDYAVSRDGHLITRDGVLKKIVSNKIEYSKRVEELENIFSVMRQDLNSIKDEFAKVKRELDEVISNREKVRSKIQKLNLDYEKIKSNLNLMDLKLNSLKDEYEKNVRNLRDLEKEQEETNIEVTKREGELKELKNLEKRKLKEYELLRAAEEKYKEYESLKEKIKFYESSLLEREKELEEIKRKINDTERDIRDFEDKREALEKVLYDLGEKISRVESKLKEIDKELEEKKSSLNIKEKNLERMLERILKLRQDIHEIEKSLELYPVGIEFISENISVRKLKEEISEIEREIDRMHDVNLLAEKEFKVLESEYYEKIKAYRDLEESVAKLRNSLFLMEREAREKYLEFLNLLKEELKVISAILLGGDIKIEPHDEKNLLESELLIEVSPSGKKIRSILLLSGGERSLFALTFLFALAKLSPSPFFALDEIDASLDDSNTLRLTSYIEKLSEKSQLLIITHNKRTMEVKGRVYGITMDRGVSQVYGVQFD; encoded by the coding sequence ATGAAAGTAAAAAGTATAATACTAAATGGTTTTAAATCATTTGAAAAAGCAGAAATAGTTTTATCTGATAAAATTTCTCTTATAGTTGGTCCAAATGGTTGTGGAAAATCTAACATTTTTGAAGCTGTTAGGTTTGTTCTTGGAGAAAATAGATTAAATAAATTAAGAGTTAAGGAGCTTAAAGAACTTATCTTTTGGGGGACAAAGGAAAAAAGGGCAGCACCCTTTGCAGAGGTCTCAATTTGGTTTCAAAACGAAAGTAAAATCACAAAGTTCACAAGAAGAGTATATAGAGATAATTCTCAGGAGTTTCTTATAGATGATAATAATGTTTCAGAAAGAAGTTATAAAGAAGAAATAGAAAAATTTTTTGGAAAAAAAAGCTATGCTCAGTTTCAGTGGGAAGATGTGGAAGAACTTATAAGAAAACCAAAGGAAAGAATCAAAGAGATGATTTTTGAAGCTTGTGAACTTTATGACTTTGATCATAAAAAAAAGGTTATCGAAAAAAGATTAGAAAAAACCGAGAGAGATTTAAAGGCCTTTGAAATAGTCTTAAAAGATAAGGAACAGAGAATGAGAGACTTAGAAGAAGAGATGAAAAGAGCACAAAGATATAGAATTTTAAACGAGATCTTAAAAGAAAAGAGAAATTTGGTTTTAAAGGCTGAGTACTCAAAGTTAATTAGAGATAAAAGTAAAAAAGAAAAAGAATTAAAAGAAAGCGAGGAATTTTTTAAAAATCTTGAAAGTGAGGTTTATGTCTTAAAAGAAAATATTAAAAAAATTATTGAGGAAAAAGAGTATTTTCTAAAAGAGTTAGAAAACTTAAGAAAAGAAAGAGAACCGCTTTTAGCTCAAAAAGAAAGGCTTTTAACAGAGTTAAATCGTAAGTACGGTGAGTTATCAACTCTTAAAGATAGAGAAATCTTTGTGGGCTCTTTAATAGAGGAAAATAAAGAAAAGCTAGTGAATTTAAAAAAGAGTTTAAAAGACTTAGAGTTATATTCAGCCTTTAACAGAGATGAAGTTGAGAAAGTTAAAAAAGAGTTGGAAAAAATCGCTAAAACTGTTCGAGAAAATGAAAAATATCTTACAAGGTGTAAACTGAGACAAGAGGAGATAGATATTAAAATTAAAAGTATACAGGACAGAAATAGGGAGTTATTAAAAAATATAGAAGAGATTGAAAATAACAGAAAATCAAGGGAGAGGGAAATTGAAGAACTTAAGCTTGAAATAGAGAAATTTAAGAGCTTGCTCAGTGAATTAGAGAGCAAATCAAATTATTTATCTCTTGAAGAAAAAAATAAGAGAGAAAATTTATTCAGATTAGAGAGGGAGATAAATAAATTAGAGGGAGAATTAATTAAATTAAAGTCTATTTTAAAGATTGATGAGGATACAATCCCAGAACTTGAGTTTCTATATAGCTACTTAGACTTTTCTAAGAATGTAGATTATTTCATCGCAATTGAAGATATTCTTGATGCAAAAGTTCTAAATAATTATGAGTTAGATGCTAAAATTCAAGAGTTTCTTGATAAGGGGGGAAAAGTTATACTAGAGAGAGAAAAATATGAGGGCTCCTCAATTTCAGGGTTTAAAAGCACTGAAGGCATCGGAAATATAATCAAAGAAAGATTTAGTAGATTGAAGATTTTTGATAATAAAGAAAAAGCCTTAGTTTCTTGGAAAAAAAATGAATGTGATTACGCTGTTTCAAGGGATGGACATTTGATAACAAGAGACGGCGTACTAAAAAAAATCGTCTCTAATAAGATTGAATATAGTAAAAGAGTAGAAGAACTAGAAAATATATTTTCTGTAATGAGACAAGATTTAAATTCAATAAAAGATGAGTTTGCAAAGGTAAAAAGGGAGTTGGATGAAGTCATAAGTAATAGAGAAAAAGTTAGAAGTAAAATTCAAAAATTAAATTTAGATTATGAGAAAATTAAGTCCAACTTAAATTTGATGGATTTAAAGCTAAATAGTTTAAAGGATGAGTATGAAAAAAACGTTCGAAACCTGAGGGATTTAGAAAAAGAACAAGAGGAGACTAATATAGAAGTAACAAAAAGAGAAGGGGAGTTAAAAGAATTAAAAAATTTAGAAAAAAGAAAGTTGAAAGAATACGAATTGCTAAGGGCAGCTGAAGAAAAATATAAAGAATATGAGAGTCTTAAAGAAAAAATTAAATTTTATGAGAGTAGTTTACTTGAAAGAGAAAAAGAATTGGAAGAAATAAAAAGAAAAATTAATGATACTGAGCGTGATATTAGGGACTTTGAGGACAAAAGAGAGGCTCTTGAAAAAGTCCTCTACGACTTAGGAGAGAAAATCTCTCGGGTTGAATCTAAATTGAAAGAGATCGACAAAGAATTAGAGGAGAAAAAAAGTTCCTTAAATATCAAAGAAAAAAATCTTGAACGAATGTTAGAAAGAATATTAAAGTTAAGACAGGACATTCACGAGATAGAAAAGAGCCTAGAGCTCTATCCAGTTGGAATAGAGTTTATCTCTGAAAATATTTCCGTAAGAAAATTAAAGGAGGAGATTAGTGAAATTGAAAGAGAAATAGATAGAATGCATGATGTCAACTTGTTAGCAGAGAAAGAGTTCAAAGTTTTAGAGAGTGAATATTACGAGAAGATAAAGGCTTATAGAGATCTTGAAGAAAGCGTTGCTAAATTAAGAAATTCACTATTTTTAATGGAAAGGGAAGCAAGGGAAAAATACCTTGAGTTTTTGAATCTTTTAAAAGAGGAACTCAAAGTTATTTCAGCAATTTTGCTCGGTGGAGACATAAAAATAGAGCCACACGATGAGAAAAATCTTCTTGAGTCCGAACTTTTAATTGAGGTTTCACCGAGTGGGAAAAAGATAAGATCTATTTTATTACTTTCTGGAGGAGAAAGAAGTTTATTTGCTTTAACCTTTCTTTTTGCTCTTGCGAAGCTTTCACCTTCTCCCTTTTTTGCATTAGATGAAATTGATGCCTCTCTTGACGACTCAAATACTCTGAGATTAACTAGCTACATCGAAAAATTATCCGAGAAATCACAACTTTTAATCATAACACATAACAAAAGAACTATGGAAGTAAAAGGTAGAGTCTACGGAATAACTATGGATAGAGGTGTTTCACAAGTATATGGTGTCCAATTTGACTAA
- a CDS encoding NAD(P)H-dependent oxidoreductase: MLILGISGSPIKGGKVTILLNTVLEKARELGAETEMIFLVDQNVPYCLGCYSKDKSLCNPQVFKEVLPQVYEKIIKADGIVFGTPVYWFGPSGLMKNFLDLLTALDNVEPLLAGKVVSCVISCEENGAISTASSILIPLNFMGAIIPPYSITYAVGPIEKNVDTLYECDRIAKNMVEIIKRIGNLKGEFWSKP, encoded by the coding sequence ATGCTAATTCTTGGAATCTCGGGATCCCCAATAAAAGGAGGGAAAGTAACAATTCTTTTAAATACTGTTCTTGAAAAAGCAAGAGAACTAGGGGCAGAGACAGAAATGATTTTTCTTGTTGACCAGAATGTACCGTACTGTTTAGGTTGTTATTCAAAAGATAAGTCACTCTGTAATCCACAAGTTTTTAAAGAGGTGTTACCTCAAGTTTACGAAAAAATTATCAAGGCTGATGGGATTGTTTTTGGTACTCCAGTCTACTGGTTTGGTCCTTCAGGTCTTATGAAGAATTTTTTAGATCTATTAACAGCTTTGGATAATGTGGAACCACTTCTTGCGGGTAAAGTAGTTTCCTGCGTTATTTCATGTGAGGAAAATGGTGCTATAAGTACAGCCTCATCTATACTTATTCCCTTAAATTTTATGGGAGCAATAATTCCACCTTATTCTATTACCTATGCTGTAGGTCCTATTGAGAAAAATGTAGATACGTTATATGAGTGTGACAGAATAGCAAAGAATATGGTTGAGATAATAAAAAGAATAGGAAATTTAAAAGGGGAGTTTTGGTCTAAGCCTTAA
- a CDS encoding OB-fold nucleic acid binding domain-containing protein, which produces MEERTICFNCGRYVGAKDRCPYCGEEQLKPIGIEFLKWTSLIVAISGVFFLFISARTQEAPLVKVIDLKPTMNFAKVKMQGVVKSSPYYDEEKGGYLSFWLDDGTGNIKVRAFKNVAKEIIDKNMYPTIGDSVSLKGTLYIKENFLITIEKSEDLKIKIPKHINVKIKEITDTLIGKRVETEGTIYSVNEYKNKSIGIRIGDLGSFITVFIPNYYKEKEKILGLERGTKIKVRGAVFVYKDNLEIIPHYVDEILVIGKEEIKISKKRETTKIKGEVLEGSTFKKSIKLKIKTEEGIEEVLLWKSLLEKKYKNEIIKILTGSMIEFEVYEREYKGKKEKNVSSLRVISYPEKVTKISDILNRNIGEFLKTEGKVEEIKEFEKGTRVIIKDETGELIVWIWKDIWDKVKGTFGEGDSIRVIGELKEFRGKKEIIPRVHYDIIPIK; this is translated from the coding sequence ATGGAGGAAAGAACTATATGTTTTAACTGTGGAAGATACGTAGGGGCAAAAGATAGATGCCCCTATTGCGGCGAGGAACAGTTAAAACCTATTGGAATTGAATTTTTAAAATGGACTAGCTTAATAGTGGCTATTTCAGGTGTTTTCTTTTTATTCATATCCGCAAGAACCCAGGAGGCCCCCTTAGTAAAAGTTATAGACTTAAAACCAACTATGAACTTTGCAAAGGTAAAAATGCAAGGAGTAGTAAAGTCTTCTCCTTATTATGATGAGGAAAAAGGAGGTTATCTTTCTTTTTGGCTCGACGATGGCACAGGAAACATTAAAGTAAGAGCTTTCAAAAACGTAGCAAAAGAAATTATTGACAAAAATATGTATCCCACAATAGGAGATTCAGTTTCTTTAAAAGGCACTCTCTATATAAAAGAAAACTTCTTAATAACTATAGAAAAAAGTGAAGATTTAAAAATCAAGATTCCAAAACATATTAATGTTAAAATTAAAGAAATAACAGATACACTGATAGGAAAGAGAGTTGAAACCGAAGGAACTATATACTCTGTAAATGAATATAAAAATAAATCGATAGGTATTAGAATAGGTGATTTGGGTTCTTTCATAACTGTTTTTATTCCTAACTATTATAAAGAAAAAGAAAAAATTCTCGGACTTGAAAGGGGAACAAAAATTAAAGTTAGGGGGGCTGTTTTTGTATATAAGGATAACCTTGAGATAATACCTCACTACGTAGATGAGATTTTAGTTATCGGAAAAGAAGAGATAAAAATTAGTAAAAAAAGAGAAACTACAAAGATTAAGGGTGAAGTTTTAGAAGGCTCAACTTTTAAAAAGAGTATAAAATTAAAAATAAAAACAGAAGAAGGGATTGAGGAAGTGCTTTTATGGAAATCTCTTCTTGAAAAAAAGTACAAGAATGAAATAATTAAAATTCTCACTGGATCTATGATAGAATTTGAAGTTTATGAGAGAGAATACAAAGGCAAAAAGGAAAAAAATGTAAGTAGTTTAAGAGTAATCTCATATCCGGAAAAGGTTACAAAGATCTCTGATATACTAAACAGAAATATTGGGGAATTCCTAAAAACTGAGGGAAAAGTAGAGGAAATTAAAGAATTTGAGAAAGGAACAAGAGTGATCATAAAGGATGAAACAGGCGAACTTATAGTTTGGATATGGAAAGATATTTGGGATAAAGTTAAAGGAACTTTTGGTGAAGGCGATAGCATAAGAGTAATAGGTGAACTAAAGGAATTTAGGGGCAAGAAAGAAATTATTCCAAGAGTTCACTATGATATTATTCCCATAAAATGA